In Solobacterium moorei, a single genomic region encodes these proteins:
- a CDS encoding NAD(P)/FAD-dependent oxidoreductase, with amino-acid sequence MLKINQIRCEVGETFSIHHIAKKLRCSINDIQSFEIDRESIDARGDDLHYSYSVYASIKNEDKYLKNRDVKKETKEVYVLPTATKSSKQRPIIVGFGPSGMYAGLILAEVGLNPIIIERGQAVEQRAKDINAFFTKGKLLESSNVQFGEGGAGTFSDGKLTTRMKNVRVSKVYEEFVEAGANPAIQYQQRPHLGTDVLQTIVKKIREKIIRFGGEIHFDTKLESLYLNDNQIVGIHTNKQDFSTDSVILCTGHSASDTYETLLAQGVEITQKDFAIGVRVEHPQGLIDQSTYGKHYGHPTLKASSYQLTVKTSVNRGVYSFCMCPGGIVIPASTEQNSLAVNGMSYSMRAGKNANSAILVQIPRRDFDQGHPLDGFQFQKKLEQLGYYEGFAAPAQNIKDYLKHTPSDKLVIQTSYPRSTIMKDMHAFFSDEVNIAMEEGMKQFDKRIHGWIDQGIMIGLETRSSSPIKILRNDDGSSSTIQGLYPCGEGAGYAGGIVSSAVDGIKQAENYIAHLNQ; translated from the coding sequence ATGCTAAAAATAAACCAGATACGTTGTGAAGTTGGAGAGACTTTTTCCATTCATCACATTGCTAAGAAATTACGCTGTTCTATTAATGATATTCAATCCTTTGAAATCGACCGTGAATCTATTGATGCTAGAGGTGATGATCTTCACTATTCCTATAGTGTGTATGCGTCTATTAAAAACGAAGATAAATATCTCAAGAACCGCGATGTGAAAAAAGAAACGAAAGAAGTATATGTTCTTCCAACTGCTACAAAGTCTTCTAAGCAAAGACCTATCATCGTAGGATTTGGACCAAGTGGAATGTATGCTGGTCTTATCTTAGCAGAAGTTGGACTTAATCCAATCATTATTGAACGTGGTCAAGCAGTTGAACAACGTGCCAAAGATATCAATGCATTTTTCACTAAGGGAAAACTCTTAGAATCATCAAACGTACAGTTTGGTGAAGGCGGTGCCGGAACCTTCTCAGATGGAAAACTAACGACACGTATGAAGAATGTGCGGGTTTCTAAAGTATATGAAGAATTTGTAGAAGCTGGTGCCAACCCTGCCATTCAATACCAACAGCGTCCTCACCTAGGTACCGATGTACTACAGACAATTGTAAAAAAGATACGCGAAAAGATTATTCGTTTTGGTGGTGAAATACACTTTGATACCAAACTAGAAAGTCTATATTTAAACGATAATCAAATTGTTGGTATTCATACAAATAAGCAAGACTTTTCAACTGATAGCGTAATATTATGTACTGGTCATAGCGCTAGTGATACGTACGAAACACTCCTTGCACAAGGTGTTGAAATTACACAAAAAGATTTTGCGATTGGTGTACGTGTTGAGCATCCACAGGGGCTCATCGATCAAAGCACTTACGGTAAACACTATGGTCACCCTACGCTCAAAGCATCATCCTACCAACTAACCGTTAAGACATCTGTCAATCGCGGTGTATACTCATTCTGTATGTGTCCAGGTGGTATTGTCATCCCTGCATCTACCGAACAAAACAGTCTTGCAGTAAATGGAATGTCCTATAGCATGCGTGCAGGTAAGAATGCCAATAGTGCTATCCTTGTACAAATACCACGTAGGGACTTTGATCAAGGACATCCTCTTGATGGTTTTCAGTTTCAGAAGAAATTAGAACAACTAGGTTATTATGAAGGCTTTGCGGCACCAGCACAGAATATCAAAGACTATTTGAAACATACCCCTTCCGATAAACTTGTCATTCAAACTTCTTATCCACGTAGCACAATCATGAAAGACATGCATGCATTCTTCTCAGACGAAGTAAATATTGCGATGGAAGAAGGCATGAAACAATTCGACAAAAGAATTCATGGTTGGATTGATCAAGGTATTATGATAGGACTGGAAACACGTTCCTCTTCTCCAATCAAAATACTTCGTAACGATGATGGTAGCAGTTCAACAATTCAAGGGTTATATCCATGCGGTGAAGGTGCCGGATATGCTGGCGGTATCGTCTCTAGTGCAGTAGATGGTATCAAACAAGCAGAAAACTATATTGCACATTTAAATCAATAG
- a CDS encoding LysM peptidoglycan-binding domain-containing protein, translating to MGRIYNVPDVSEHQPDFDFTPYAGGYAILRAGVASREDYSFRRHVSECQRLGITIGVYFYSYALNTAQAIEEAQRFLSIIAGVDIGLGVWLDMEDADHYKVNSGVAITHDNIAPMSKAFCDVVASAGYYTGIYTSLSWLGYLAPECDPYDKWVAAWGNNDGSHTVDTSAYGTIQQYTSNYGTLDENVIFVDPSIYRTGATADRPDNYAPAPSVIAPEAPDVYIVQSGDTLSGIAARYGTTWQELAAINRLNDPNMIFPGQQIVIRGSANASNFGGGEEYYTIQPGDNLSSIAARYGTTWQWLAEVNGISEPNLIYPGNTIRVR from the coding sequence ATGGGAAGAATTTATAACGTTCCAGATGTTAGCGAACATCAACCAGATTTTGACTTCACACCTTATGCTGGCGGATATGCAATTCTGCGTGCTGGTGTAGCAAGCCGTGAAGATTATTCATTCAGACGACATGTTTCAGAGTGCCAACGTTTAGGCATCACAATAGGTGTTTACTTCTATTCCTATGCACTAAACACTGCACAGGCAATCGAAGAAGCACAACGCTTCTTATCCATCATTGCTGGCGTGGATATTGGGCTTGGTGTATGGCTAGACATGGAAGATGCTGACCACTACAAAGTAAATAGCGGGGTTGCTATCACGCATGACAATATTGCACCTATGTCCAAAGCATTCTGTGATGTTGTTGCTTCTGCTGGATATTACACAGGCATTTATACATCGCTATCTTGGCTTGGATACCTTGCACCTGAATGTGATCCATACGATAAGTGGGTAGCGGCTTGGGGTAACAACGATGGAAGCCATACAGTTGACACTTCCGCATACGGAACTATTCAGCAGTACACTTCTAACTATGGAACATTAGACGAAAATGTTATCTTTGTTGATCCATCAATCTATCGTACTGGTGCAACAGCAGATAGACCGGATAACTATGCTCCGGCACCATCTGTTATTGCTCCTGAAGCACCGGACGTATATATCGTACAATCTGGTGATACACTGTCCGGAATTGCGGCGAGATACGGTACGACTTGGCAGGAACTTGCGGCAATCAATCGTTTAAATGATCCTAATATGATTTTCCCAGGACAACAGATTGTAATTAGAGGTTCTGCTAATGCAAGTAATTTCGGCGGTGGTGAAGAGTATTACACGATCCAACCAGGCGACAATCTATCATCAATTGCGGCGAGATACGGTACAACGTGGCAGTGGTTAGCGGAGGTGAATGGTATTAGTGAACCTAATCTGATTTATCCTGGCAACACAATTCGTGTCAGATAG
- a CDS encoding holin: MKDKQYWVKWGKAACRRALKTAAQTFVATIGTTATIGAVDWKLVCSTSALAAILSIGTSLAGLPEVEPNDATEEDLK; this comes from the coding sequence ATGAAAGACAAACAATATTGGGTAAAATGGGGAAAGGCAGCATGCAGACGTGCTCTGAAAACAGCAGCACAGACATTTGTCGCAACGATTGGAACAACAGCAACAATCGGAGCGGTTGATTGGAAACTAGTATGTTCTACATCTGCGCTAGCTGCAATTTTATCAATTGGTACTTCTCTAGCTGGTCTACCAGAAGTAGAACCTAACGATGCTACTGAAGAAGATTTGAAGTAA
- a CDS encoding RluA family pseudouridine synthase → MRYNLNMKIAKQKKIKSSEDGLLVKNILSKHMGFSRREISRFHVSGSIYLNDEKCRLTQEVHTNDIVTVRTEEPILELKPIILYEDTDIVVVNKPAGIPSHASAEHFDDDMGSILKRYYQDDTFTVRTVGRLDKGVSGIVVYAKTKQMAALLASAREEQLLHKEYLAIVKGKFEEKRGKLIYTLGKEKGIRGRSVTADGQKCITNYEVITEGNFFSLIKVHIETGRLHQIRAGMAYFKHPLIGDHLYGGSMHAMKRPALHCWKVEFIHPKTKKQISIECELPTDMQKVVDKLQETITTA, encoded by the coding sequence TTGCGTTATAATTTGAACATGAAAATCGCAAAACAAAAGAAAATAAAATCGAGTGAAGATGGTCTTCTTGTAAAGAATATATTATCCAAACATATGGGCTTTTCAAGACGTGAAATCAGTAGATTCCATGTATCTGGTTCAATATATCTCAATGATGAAAAGTGTAGACTGACACAAGAGGTGCATACAAACGATATAGTAACGGTACGTACAGAGGAACCTATCTTAGAATTAAAACCTATAATCCTTTATGAAGATACTGATATTGTTGTGGTAAATAAACCGGCAGGAATTCCAAGTCATGCAAGTGCAGAACACTTTGATGATGATATGGGTTCTATTTTGAAACGTTATTATCAAGACGATACTTTTACAGTTAGAACTGTGGGACGTTTAGATAAAGGTGTTTCGGGAATTGTAGTATATGCGAAAACAAAACAGATGGCCGCACTTTTAGCTTCAGCTCGTGAGGAACAATTATTACATAAAGAATACTTGGCAATCGTAAAAGGGAAGTTCGAAGAAAAGCGGGGTAAGTTAATCTACACTCTTGGAAAAGAGAAGGGCATACGTGGGAGAAGTGTTACTGCAGATGGTCAAAAATGTATTACTAATTATGAAGTGATTACGGAAGGTAATTTCTTTTCGCTTATAAAAGTTCATATTGAAACTGGAAGACTGCATCAGATTCGTGCAGGAATGGCTTACTTTAAACATCCTTTGATTGGTGATCATCTCTATGGTGGTAGTATGCATGCGATGAAACGACCTGCGCTGCATTGTTGGAAGGTGGAGTTTATCCATCCAAAGACAAAGAAACAGATTTCGATAGAATGTGAATTACCAACTGACATGCAAAAGGTAGTCGATAAACTTCAGGAAACAATTACGACAGCGTAA
- a CDS encoding DEAD/DEAH box helicase → MNFTDLELKEPILSAVNKAKYETPSPIQEKAIPVMLEGKDIVACAQTGTGKTAAFALPILNKLEYKKKHQIRALVLTPTRELAVQIFENFKKFGRYLKLRACCVYGGAPSSPQRKALRSGCDILIATPGRLNDFMVQGEIVLSDIEVFVLDEADRMLDMGFIGDVRTIASRIPEARQTVMFSATMPKEIKELANELLHDPVDIRVAPPASPAETITQYLVYCEKADKKRVLKDMLVSPEVTKAIVFTRTKIGADRLTKKLIEDDIKVLTIHGDKTQGQRQNALQRFRTNQVDVLVATDVAARGIDISGISHVFNYDLPEEDESYIHRIGRAGRAGKEGISISLCCHEELGLLVSIEKMLKKEIPLIRTEYSTELKRKKASDDKSNQRPSFKKKLDSRSGSDKSKKRDKNKRDNKKKCDDGASNKSIHKSTKPNKSRKPTDRKPRHQTKSYKPRRKNRDR, encoded by the coding sequence ATGAATTTTACAGATTTAGAACTTAAGGAGCCGATACTGAGTGCCGTCAATAAGGCAAAGTATGAAACACCATCACCAATCCAAGAAAAAGCAATCCCTGTTATGTTGGAAGGCAAGGACATCGTTGCCTGTGCTCAAACTGGTACAGGTAAGACAGCCGCTTTCGCATTACCAATTTTAAATAAGCTTGAATATAAGAAGAAACATCAGATTCGTGCTTTAGTATTAACACCTACACGTGAGTTAGCTGTACAAATCTTCGAAAACTTTAAAAAGTTTGGAAGATATTTGAAGTTACGTGCTTGTTGTGTATATGGTGGTGCACCATCTAGCCCACAAAGAAAAGCACTCCGTAGTGGTTGTGATATTTTGATTGCGACTCCAGGTCGTTTAAACGACTTTATGGTTCAGGGTGAGATTGTCTTGAGTGATATTGAAGTATTTGTACTTGATGAAGCAGATCGTATGTTGGATATGGGATTTATTGGGGATGTACGTACAATCGCCAGCCGTATTCCAGAAGCTCGTCAAACTGTTATGTTCTCTGCAACAATGCCAAAAGAAATCAAAGAATTGGCAAATGAACTATTACATGATCCAGTGGATATTCGTGTGGCTCCACCAGCAAGCCCAGCTGAAACAATTACACAGTATCTTGTATACTGTGAAAAAGCAGATAAGAAGCGTGTACTAAAGGATATGCTTGTAAGTCCTGAAGTTACAAAGGCCATTGTATTTACAAGAACAAAGATTGGTGCCGATCGTTTAACTAAGAAGTTAATAGAAGATGATATCAAAGTTCTTACAATCCATGGTGATAAAACACAGGGCCAACGTCAGAATGCCTTGCAGCGATTTAGAACAAATCAAGTAGACGTGTTGGTTGCGACAGATGTTGCGGCACGTGGTATCGATATTTCAGGTATTTCACATGTATTCAACTATGATTTACCAGAGGAAGATGAATCTTATATCCACCGTATTGGTAGAGCTGGAAGAGCTGGGAAAGAGGGTATTTCTATTTCTCTATGTTGTCATGAAGAACTAGGCTTGCTTGTGTCAATTGAAAAGATGTTAAAGAAAGAGATTCCGTTAATCAGGACAGAATACTCTACCGAATTAAAACGTAAAAAAGCAAGTGATGATAAATCAAATCAACGACCATCATTTAAGAAGAAGTTAGATTCTCGAAGTGGTAGTGATAAGAGTAAGAAGCGTGATAAAAACAAGCGTGATAACAAAAAGAAATGTGATGATGGTGCATCGAATAAATCGATACATAAATCTACAAAGCCAAATAAGTCACGTAAGCCTACTGATAGAAAGCCACGTCATCAAACAAAGAGTTACAAGCCAAGAAGAAAGAATCGTGATCGATAA
- a CDS encoding carbohydrate-binding protein, producing the protein MLIDNKKFTEIPSNNKSVVTFNRTVFENLKILIDSFEVGVIHDIAFDDGPTAKMYTEPLTFSKSGTGYTLSFILTDVPEKDIEANNFKEVRPLVNDILQTADVETVRKYIAFLDDWIPNSKYKKNQRIAFNGVPYSVVSDHTSKDGQTPDKTPLLYDDLTKEREAKPWDEKKTYNKGDLAIARGIVFVSKIDNNKGNEPGFGNAWDYKK; encoded by the coding sequence ATGTTAATTGACAACAAGAAATTTACAGAGATACCAAGTAACAACAAAAGTGTTGTTACTTTCAATAGAACAGTTTTTGAGAATTTAAAAATTCTAATTGACTCATTCGAAGTTGGTGTAATCCACGATATTGCATTCGATGATGGACCTACTGCAAAAATGTACACAGAGCCGCTTACTTTTTCTAAGTCTGGCACAGGATATACACTTTCGTTTATCTTGACGGATGTTCCAGAAAAAGATATTGAAGCAAATAACTTTAAGGAAGTTAGACCTTTAGTTAATGATATTCTTCAGACTGCGGATGTTGAAACAGTCAGAAAGTATATTGCATTCTTAGATGACTGGATTCCAAATTCAAAATACAAAAAGAACCAGCGTATCGCATTCAATGGAGTGCCTTATTCAGTTGTCTCTGACCATACATCAAAAGATGGTCAAACCCCTGATAAAACACCTTTGCTTTATGATGATTTAACGAAGGAACGAGAAGCAAAACCGTGGGATGAAAAGAAAACCTACAACAAAGGTGATTTAGCAATCGCTAGAGGAATTGTATTTGTCTCAAAGATTGACAACAATAAGGGCAATGAGCCAGGCTTTGGTAATGCCTGGGATTACAAGAAATAA
- a CDS encoding DUF6275 family protein → MIEKAKELASKAMSEVNSVEVKPEDCFVVWFCKTLQNWKALVSTNALKSANGQADYCEVTHNGDKNETYVDVYCKAKNICYADEK, encoded by the coding sequence ATGATTGAAAAAGCAAAAGAATTAGCATCAAAGGCAATGTCAGAAGTAAATAGTGTTGAGGTTAAACCTGAAGATTGTTTCGTTGTTTGGTTTTGCAAGACTCTTCAGAACTGGAAAGCACTAGTCAGTACTAATGCTTTAAAGTCTGCAAATGGGCAAGCAGATTATTGCGAGGTAACTCATAATGGCGACAAGAACGAAACATATGTTGATGTATATTGCAAAGCAAAGAACATTTGCTATGCAGATGAAAAATAG
- a CDS encoding M20 metallopeptidase family protein — translation MKQENLDKIIAFRHVLHEHPELSNHEVHTRKLIKEFIAQNMSKYLVLDEGDWLYCMKPYQATKKTIVLRADHDAIMNSSNTPFHGCGHDGHTAILLGVMLEEEDRESEYNAIYLFQPAEENGSGAAICKPLFEKYHVDSIFGLHNMPNLRKNVIYYRPETVMCASVGYRISLTGVQSHASEPEKGCNPVYVLSAFAKSIEPLAKQTGFKPFTFENYHFNSLAMITIIHMNVGSLNFGISPANGEICLTLRAAKENELAVLEGYIRSYFEGLKEKFEVSIEVFDRFDENYADPALVEETVDTLKSSGLEVEALMEPIRASEDFGYYKRFAPCMFVFVGMGTCPSLHHDSYIFDDKIIPTAVRMFGTIIR, via the coding sequence ATGAAACAGGAAAATCTTGATAAGATTATTGCGTTTCGTCATGTGTTACATGAACATCCCGAATTGTCTAATCACGAAGTGCATACAAGAAAATTAATCAAAGAATTCATCGCACAAAATATGTCCAAGTATCTTGTACTTGATGAAGGGGATTGGTTGTATTGCATGAAGCCATATCAAGCTACAAAGAAGACAATTGTATTGCGCGCGGACCATGATGCGATTATGAATTCTTCAAATACACCATTTCATGGCTGTGGTCATGATGGACATACTGCAATTTTGTTGGGCGTAATGTTAGAGGAAGAGGATAGAGAAAGTGAGTATAATGCCATCTATCTTTTCCAACCAGCTGAAGAAAATGGTAGTGGTGCAGCTATCTGCAAACCATTATTTGAAAAGTATCATGTAGATAGCATTTTTGGTTTGCATAATATGCCTAATTTAAGAAAGAATGTGATTTACTATCGACCAGAGACAGTCATGTGTGCTTCGGTAGGCTATCGTATTTCTTTAACGGGAGTACAAAGCCATGCCTCAGAACCTGAGAAAGGATGCAATCCAGTCTATGTCTTATCTGCATTTGCTAAATCTATAGAACCTCTAGCAAAGCAGACTGGTTTTAAACCCTTTACATTTGAGAACTATCACTTCAATTCACTTGCGATGATTACGATTATCCATATGAATGTGGGTAGTTTGAATTTTGGCATCTCACCAGCAAATGGCGAAATTTGTTTGACTTTGCGTGCTGCTAAAGAAAATGAACTAGCGGTATTAGAAGGGTATATTCGCTCTTACTTTGAAGGATTAAAAGAAAAGTTTGAGGTAAGTATTGAAGTATTTGATCGCTTTGACGAAAATTACGCAGATCCTGCACTAGTAGAAGAAACGGTTGATACGCTAAAGTCTAGTGGATTAGAGGTAGAAGCGCTAATGGAACCAATTCGTGCCAGTGAAGATTTTGGATATTATAAGAGATTTGCACCATGTATGTTCGTCTTTGTTGGAATGGGAACTTGTCCTTCTTTACATCATGATTCCTATATATTTGATGATAAAATTATTCCTACCGCAGTGCGTATGTTTGGAACAATCATTCGATAG
- the arcA gene encoding arginine deiminase: MSNIHVTSEIKTLKKVLLHRPGEELLNLTPDTLGELLFDDIPDLYEAQVEHDRFAKILRDNGVEVVYLEDLMAETLDAHPEIKEQFLDQWLVESGVHTPEYHKIIKDYLAKLTNTKELVLKTMAGITFRELGEIHTNFLVDRLETNSHLLVNPMPNLYFTRDPFASVGNGAVINRMYSVTRNRETIYADYIFRFHPEYAGNVPDLYGRNNHFHIEGGDVLNVNEKLLFIGISQRTQAEAIQELAMKMFYENEGNKIETILAFNIPNSRAFMHLDTVFTQIDTDAFTIHPGIMGTLQVFAVTADRANHDVHIEEHTGKLEDILAKFMGLDKVRLFPCGAGDPLAAEREQWNDGSNTLTIAPGKIIVYKRNYVTNQYLKDNGFEVLELDASNLCVGRGGPRCMSMPLVRED; encoded by the coding sequence ATGTCTAACATTCATGTAACGAGTGAAATCAAAACACTCAAAAAGGTTTTATTACACAGGCCAGGAGAAGAATTATTAAATCTTACACCTGATACATTAGGAGAATTATTATTTGATGATATTCCTGATCTTTATGAAGCACAGGTTGAACACGATCGTTTCGCTAAGATTTTACGTGACAATGGTGTAGAAGTTGTTTATCTAGAAGATTTAATGGCTGAAACACTAGATGCTCATCCAGAAATTAAGGAACAGTTCCTTGATCAATGGTTAGTTGAATCAGGTGTTCATACTCCTGAATATCACAAGATTATTAAGGACTACTTAGCTAAGCTTACAAATACTAAGGAATTAGTTCTAAAGACGATGGCTGGTATCACATTCAGAGAACTCGGTGAAATCCACACAAATTTCTTGGTTGACCGCCTTGAAACTAACTCACACTTATTAGTAAATCCAATGCCAAACCTATACTTTACACGCGACCCATTCGCTTCTGTAGGTAATGGTGCAGTTATTAACAGAATGTATTCTGTAACAAGAAATCGCGAAACAATCTATGCAGATTACATCTTCAGATTCCATCCAGAATATGCTGGAAATGTTCCAGACTTATATGGACGTAATAACCATTTCCATATCGAAGGTGGAGACGTATTAAACGTTAATGAAAAACTCTTATTCATCGGTATTTCACAGAGAACACAGGCTGAAGCTATTCAGGAGTTAGCTATGAAGATGTTCTATGAAAACGAAGGAAATAAGATTGAGACAATTTTAGCTTTCAATATTCCTAATTCACGTGCATTCATGCACTTAGATACAGTATTTACACAAATTGATACTGATGCATTTACAATTCATCCAGGTATCATGGGAACATTACAGGTATTTGCTGTTACAGCAGATCGTGCAAATCATGATGTTCATATCGAAGAACATACAGGTAAGTTAGAAGATATTCTTGCTAAGTTCATGGGCTTAGATAAGGTTCGTTTATTCCCTTGCGGAGCTGGAGACCCATTAGCGGCTGAACGTGAACAATGGAATGATGGCTCTAATACACTAACAATTGCACCAGGTAAGATCATCGTTTACAAGCGTAACTATGTTACAAACCAATATCTAAAGGATAATGGATTTGAAGTATTAGAATTAGATGCATCCAACTTATGCGTAGGACGTGGTGGACCAAGATGTATGTCCATGCCATTAGTTCGTGAAGACTAA
- the argS gene encoding arginine--tRNA ligase yields the protein MSDFESKISSAVREAVKQVYDIDADDSILIVETPRDPKMGDYSTSVAMRLSRTLHKSPLDIAGPIVEKLKEIYTEASSIEVVKPGFINFRLKKDALAEVINTVINAGDDYGKNNTGAGVNVLVEWVSANPTGDLHCGHARNAAWGDCISRLYEASGYNNYREFYVNDAGNQIVMLGESLISRYFDHFGKEYPLPEDGYHAQDIIDIANQIAEKDGDKWLNADPAERLEYFKKTGVELELKKIENDLKIYRCDFQNFQHETFFYENNRKRINDCLTKMADMGLTYEKDGALWFKSTEYGDDKDRVLRKSDGTLSYLTPDIANHIYKIERGYDHLINLWGADHHSYVTRMQSALTALGYPDALMVDIIQMVRMVEDGKEVKMSKRTGNAITIRELCEDVGVDAARWFFVSKDVATHMDFDMKLARSKDNNNPVFYAQYAYSRMHSIMNNPKIPAFTQVATYDRLSDEKELQLMKLISEFPIEVANAAASRKPNKITEYIISLVKVYHSYYNSSRVNNPEDPELTNQRLGLVKATMITLKNALNLVGVEAPESM from the coding sequence ATGAGTGATTTTGAAAGCAAAATTAGTTCAGCTGTCCGTGAGGCAGTGAAGCAAGTGTACGATATTGATGCAGATGATTCAATATTGATTGTTGAGACCCCACGTGATCCAAAGATGGGAGATTATTCAACTAGTGTAGCTATGCGCCTTTCCCGAACATTGCATAAGAGTCCATTAGATATTGCAGGACCTATCGTTGAAAAGTTAAAGGAAATCTACACAGAAGCTTCTTCTATCGAAGTTGTAAAGCCAGGTTTCATCAACTTCCGTTTAAAGAAGGATGCTTTAGCTGAAGTGATTAATACTGTTATCAACGCAGGTGATGATTATGGCAAGAATAACACTGGTGCAGGTGTGAATGTATTGGTTGAGTGGGTATCCGCTAACCCTACAGGTGACTTACACTGTGGACATGCTCGTAACGCTGCTTGGGGTGACTGTATCTCACGTCTTTACGAAGCAAGTGGTTATAACAACTACAGAGAGTTCTATGTTAACGATGCTGGTAACCAGATTGTGATGTTAGGAGAATCCTTAATTTCTCGTTACTTTGATCACTTTGGAAAAGAATATCCACTTCCAGAAGATGGATATCATGCACAAGATATTATTGATATCGCAAATCAGATTGCGGAAAAAGATGGTGACAAGTGGTTAAACGCTGATCCCGCAGAACGTCTTGAATACTTCAAGAAGACAGGTGTTGAGTTAGAATTAAAGAAGATTGAGAATGACTTAAAGATATATCGTTGTGATTTCCAAAACTTCCAGCATGAAACATTCTTCTACGAAAACAATCGTAAGCGTATCAATGATTGCTTAACAAAGATGGCCGATATGGGTCTGACATATGAAAAAGATGGTGCTCTATGGTTTAAGAGTACTGAATATGGCGATGACAAGGACCGTGTATTACGTAAGAGCGATGGAACATTGTCTTATTTAACACCAGATATCGCTAACCACATCTATAAGATTGAAAGAGGCTATGATCACTTAATCAACTTATGGGGTGCTGACCACCATTCCTATGTAACACGTATGCAGTCTGCTTTAACAGCATTAGGTTATCCAGATGCCCTTATGGTAGATATCATCCAGATGGTACGTATGGTTGAAGATGGCAAGGAAGTGAAGATGTCCAAACGTACAGGTAACGCAATTACGATTCGTGAGTTATGCGAAGACGTAGGCGTTGACGCTGCTCGTTGGTTCTTCGTTTCTAAGGACGTTGCAACTCACATGGATTTTGATATGAAGTTAGCCCGTTCTAAAGATAACAACAACCCTGTATTCTATGCACAGTATGCATATTCTCGTATGCATTCCATTATGAACAATCCTAAGATTCCTGCCTTCACACAGGTAGCTACTTATGATCGTCTAAGTGATGAGAAGGAATTACAGTTGATGAAGCTCATTAGTGAATTCCCAATTGAAGTTGCAAATGCAGCAGCAAGCAGAAAGCCAAACAAGATTACTGAATATATCATTTCTCTTGTTAAGGTTTACCATAGCTACTACAACAGTTCACGTGTAAATAACCCAGAAGATCCTGAGTTAACAAACCAACGTTTAGGCTTAGTGAAGGCTACAATGATTACATTGAAGAACGCTCTTAACCTTGTTGGTGTAGAAGCACCTGAATCAATGTAA